The genomic region CCTATAAATAGAGCTGAACATTTATTATATTTAAATAATTTTATAGTTGATAAAAAATCATATTTATATGTAGAAAAAAGTTTTTTAATAAAAAATATTTCATTATTTGAAAAATTAGAAACTATAATAAAAGAAAAAGAAAATAATCTTGCTTTAAGTAATTTCATAAATAAAATTGTTTTAAAAAAAGATAAATATTTAAATAAGCTAATTTATTTGTTTGATTTAAAAAAATTTAAATCTATTAAATCTATATTAATTAAAATTAAATTTTTACAGAATTTAATTTCTAAAGCTGAAATAATTAAAGAAAAAAATAATAATTTATAAATTATAAGGATTTTTATGGATTTTATGAATTGTAATACTTTTTTTTTAAATAATTTTAATAAAAAGATTAAGAAAATAGCAGGAATAGATTTAGGAACTACATATTCTGCTATATCTACTGTAATAAATAACAAAGTTAAGATAATTCCAGACCAAAATGGTAATTTATTACTACCCTCTATAGTATGTTATAAAAGAGATAGACCTATAGTAGGATGGAATGCTGTTAACAAATTTAAATCTAATGATATAATTAATACTATTAATTCTGCAAAGAGACTTTTAGGGTACTCTTTGTCTGATATAAATCAAAATAAAATCTTTTTCCCTTATATTTTTAAAAAAAACAAATATAATAAAATTATAATAAAAACCAATTATGGTTTTGTAACTCCAGAAATAGTTTTAGGAGATATACTTAAATCTCTAAAAAATAGATTTTTAGATTTTTGTGGTAAAATATTAAAGGATGTTGTAATAACTGTTCCTGCTTATTTTAATAATAAACAACGTCAGCAAGTAAAGAATTCTGCTTATTTAGCTAATTTAAATGTTTTAAGACTATTAAATGAACCAACTGCAGCCGCTTTAGCTTATGGTTTTAAAGAAAATAAAAAACACAAGATAATATTAGTTTACGATTTAGGTGGAGGTACTTTTGATGTTTCTATACTTAGAATTTCAAATGGAGTTTTTGAAGTTTTGTCTACGGGGGGTAACAATAAATTAGGAGGAGATGATTTTGATGAACAGATCGCTAATCTTATAATAAAAAAATCTAATATTAATGTGACTAATTATCCTCATTTGAAATATCATTTACTTAAGTTATCTTCTAATATTAAATTTCAATTGACTCATAGTTATTTTGCTAAAATAAATTTCTTAAATTGGAAAGGAACTATTACTAGAAAAGAGTTTGAGGAATTAATTTATTCTCTTATTTATAAAACTATTTTAATTTGTGACAAAACTATTAAAGAAGCTAATTTATCTATTAAAGACATAAACGATATTATTATGGTAGGAGGATCAACTCATGTACCTTTAGTTATTAAATTAGTTTCCGATTTTTTTAATAAAAATTTATTAAATTACATTAATCCAGAAAAATCTGTTGTAATGGGAGCAGGTATTCAAGCAGAAATTTTATCTGGAAATAAAAATATACAGGAATCAGTTTTGCTATTAGATGTTGTTCCTTTATCATTGGGAATAGAAACCGTTGGTGGTTTTGTTGAAAAAATTATTAATAAAAATACTAATATTCCTTTTTCTAAAACTCAAGAATTTACAACATTATATGATAATCAAAAATCTATTTTTATAAATATTCTTCAAGGAGAAAGAGAGTTTGTTAAAGATTGTTTTTCTTTAGGTAAGTTTTCATTAAATAATTTGCCTTTAAAATCAGCTGGTCAAGTTAGAATATCTGTAACTTTTACAATTGATGTAAATTGCATGTTAATTGTAACTGCTGAAGAAAAATCTAAGAATTTAAAAAATAAAATTAAAATTGATATTTTTGATCATTTAAATAAGTTGAGTGTAGATAAAATTATTAAAGATTCCAAAAAACATTTACCTTCAGACTTATATAATAAATTAATTAATGATTATAAAATAAAATCAGAAAAAATTATTAATAATTTAAATCCTTTTTTATCTTCAGATTCAAATTTATTGGATAAAAAAGAATTATCTGATTTAATAAAATTCAAAAATTTACTAAAAAAATCTTTAGAAGAAAAAGATATAAATAATATAGAATTTTCTATGTCTAAATTAGAACAAAAAAGTGATAGTTTTTTTAAACAAAGATTAAATAATTCTATTAAATCATATTTTTCTAAAGATAAAATTTAAGGATAATAAGAAAATATATGCCAAAAATTACTTTTTTACCTCATAAGATATTATTACCTAAAGGAGGTTCTTTTAATGCTAAATCAGGAGAATCTATATTAAATGTTGCTTTAAAAAACGGAGTAAATATTGAACATGCTTGCGAAAAATCTTGTTCTTGCGCAACTTGTCATTGTATTGTTATACAAGGAATAGATTATATTTCTTCTATTACTGAAAAAGAGGAAGATGCTTTAGATAAAGCATGGGGATTAGAAGTTAATAGTCGTTTAAGTTGTCAAGCTATAGTTTATAATAATGATATTATAGTAAAAATACCTTAAATAAAGATTATTTTTTCAATTTATATTAGTCTTTTTGTTCCTTAAATTTTAAAAATATTTGTAATCCAAATATTGCAAGTTCTTTTTGTAAATAACTTTCTAAATATCTTTTATATGAATTATTTAAATTTTTTATATTTCTTCCATGTATTATTATAATTGATCTATTTGAAATTGATTGGTGCGCAAATTTTAATTTTGTTTTTTTTCCACTATTTATAGGTGGTTTGTGTTCTGTTGTTGCCTTTTTTATTATTTTAGTTATTTTATTTGGAGAAATTTTCATATTAATTAATTCATATATTTTATTAATATATTTAAATATATTATTTATTCCTATATTCTCTTTTGCAGATATATATAATATTTTAATAAATTTTAAAAAATTAATTCTATTTTTTAATTTTTCTTTTATTTTTTCTTTTTCTTTTTCTTTAATTTTATCACATTTATTAATTAGTATAATTAGTCCTTTATTTAAACTTAAAACTAAATTTATTATTTTAATTTCTTGTTTTGTTATTTCTTTTGTAGCGTCAATTAAGATAATTGATAAGTTTGATTTTTTTATTGAGTAAATCGTTTTTTTTATTGATTTTTTTTCTAATTCGTTTTTAATTTTGCTTTTTCTTTTTATTCCAGCTGTATCTATTAATATATATTTATTATTTTTAGT from Buchnera aphidicola (Neophyllaphis podocarpi) harbors:
- the hscB gene encoding Fe-S protein assembly co-chaperone HscB — translated: MNYFNLFSLPQIFNINEELLIKNFYELQKKFHPDKLINSSTNLLSKMNNKIIIINKGYKILKDPINRAEHLLYLNNFIVDKKSYLYVEKSFLIKNISLFEKLETIIKEKENNLALSNFINKIVLKKDKYLNKLIYLFDLKKFKSIKSILIKIKFLQNLISKAEIIKEKNNNL
- the fdx gene encoding ISC system 2Fe-2S type ferredoxin; the protein is MPKITFLPHKILLPKGGSFNAKSGESILNVALKNGVNIEHACEKSCSCATCHCIVIQGIDYISSITEKEEDALDKAWGLEVNSRLSCQAIVYNNDIIVKIP
- the hscA gene encoding Fe-S protein assembly chaperone HscA — its product is MNCNTFFLNNFNKKIKKIAGIDLGTTYSAISTVINNKVKIIPDQNGNLLLPSIVCYKRDRPIVGWNAVNKFKSNDIINTINSAKRLLGYSLSDINQNKIFFPYIFKKNKYNKIIIKTNYGFVTPEIVLGDILKSLKNRFLDFCGKILKDVVITVPAYFNNKQRQQVKNSAYLANLNVLRLLNEPTAAALAYGFKENKKHKIILVYDLGGGTFDVSILRISNGVFEVLSTGGNNKLGGDDFDEQIANLIIKKSNINVTNYPHLKYHLLKLSSNIKFQLTHSYFAKINFLNWKGTITRKEFEELIYSLIYKTILICDKTIKEANLSIKDINDIIMVGGSTHVPLVIKLVSDFFNKNLLNYINPEKSVVMGAGIQAEILSGNKNIQESVLLLDVVPLSLGIETVGGFVEKIINKNTNIPFSKTQEFTTLYDNQKSIFINILQGEREFVKDCFSLGKFSLNNLPLKSAGQVRISVTFTIDVNCMLIVTAEEKSKNLKNKIKIDIFDHLNKLSVDKIIKDSKKHLPSDLYNKLINDYKIKSEKIINNLNPFLSSDSNLLDKKELSDLIKFKNLLKKSLEEKDINNIEFSMSKLEQKSDSFFKQRLNNSIKSYFSKDKI